Proteins encoded together in one Musa acuminata AAA Group cultivar baxijiao chromosome BXJ3-6, Cavendish_Baxijiao_AAA, whole genome shotgun sequence window:
- the LOC135640333 gene encoding ethylene-responsive transcription factor LEP-like, which translates to MEDFPQAILHRSRRRRTRASSEYLGVRRRPWGRYAAEIRNPYTKERHWLGTFDTAEEAALAYDLSSISFCGPARARTNFRYPFLPTPSPPPPPPPPPPPPSPLSEETNVCYFEVDSTGDDDSMTIAAILQSFRQSTSLSSSSLLF; encoded by the coding sequence ATGGAGGACTTCCCCCAGGCTATCCTACACCGTAGTAGAAGGCGACGAACGCGGGCGTCGAGCGAGTACCTTGGAGTCCGTCGCAGACCGTGGGGGCGCTACGCCGCTGAGATCCGGAACCCTTACACCAAGGAGAGGCATTGGCTCGGCACCTTCGACACTGCAGAGGAAGCTGCACTCGCCTAcgacctctcctctatttccttctGTGGGCCAGCAAGAGCTCGGACGAACTTCCGCTACCCTTTCCTGCCCACTCCATCGCCGCCacctccgccaccgccaccgccaccgcctccaTCGCCCTTGTCCGAGGAGACGAATGTGTGCTACTTCGAGGTGGATTCCACGGGCGATGATGACTCCATGACCATTGCTGCCATCCTGCAGAGTTTTCGACAGTCTACgtccctctcttcctcctctcttctcttctgA
- the LOC135641482 gene encoding protein MIZU-KUSSEI 1-like, whose product MAASSTATATATAIVLEPGESATSTHTEHWQPMLHLPSSQLSLVPPSAHHLRRRRRRPARVLRLFHSFCRTLPIFTPKCKLPDPCRIATSSPKVMPTIACTPATSLIGPDHRGRRHHDLITGTIFGYRNGRVSFSLQENPRCLPSLVIELAMHTHALLREMSAGMVRIALECEKRPVEHNKESNSQLSSNLMDEPLWAMFCNGKKSGYCVRREASEEDLAVMETLRPVSMGAGVLPGRSEEEGPDGEIAYVRAGFEHVVGSTDSETLYMMSPDDYNGPDLTIFFVRL is encoded by the coding sequence ATGGCCGCTtcctccaccgccaccgccaccgccaccgcaatCGTGTTGGAGCCTGGTGAGAGCGCAACCTCCACCCATACCGAGCATTGGCAACCCATGCTCCACTTGCCCTCCTCCCAGCTCTCCCTCGTCCCACCCTCAGCCCACCACCTCCGGCGCAGGCGCCGACGTCCGGCTCGCGTCCTCCGCCTCTTCCACTCCTTCTGCCGCACCCTCCCCATCTTCACCCCCAAGTGCAAGCTTCCCGATCCCTGCCGCATCGCCACCTCCTCCCCCAAAGTCATGCCCACCATCGCCTGCACCCCTGCCACCTCCCTCATCGGCCCCGACCACCGAGGCCGCCGCCACCACGACCTCATCACCGGCACCATCTTCGGCTACCGTAACGGCCGCGTGTCCTTCTCCCTCCAGGAGAACCCCCGGTGCCTGCCCTCCCTCGTCATCGAGCTGGCCATGCACACGCATGCTCTTCTACGTGAGATGAGCGCCGGCATGGTACGCATTGCCCTCGAGTGCGAGAAGAGGCCAGTGGAGCACAACAAGGAAAGCAACTCGCAGTTATCGTCGAATCTCATGGACGAGCCACTCTGGGCCATGTTCTGCAACGGGAAGAAGAGCGGGTACTGCGTACGGCGAGAGGCCTCGGAGGAGGACCTGGCGGTGATGGAAACGCTGCGGCCGGTGTCCATGGGGGCCGGCGTGCTACCGGGAAGGTCCGAGGAGGAGGGTCCCGATGGGGAGATAGCGTACGTCAGGGCCGGGTTCGAGCACGTCGTCGGGTCGACAGACTCCGAAACGCTGTACATGATGAGCCCCGACGATTATAACGGTCCCGATCTCACCATCTTCTTCGTTAGATTGTGA